The DNA sequence CGACAAAACCGGAGCAAGGCTATGACATGACAAGCATGGGACACGTTGCAGTGTCGATGCCCCAACTGAAGGAAAAGTCCTCCTATGAGTGGACAGGCAACGAAGACTGGGATACTCGAACTGGATTTGGCAAGCTTGAGCCGATGGTCAAAATGATGATTCTCATGATGGTGTCCGGTTCCGGCATGGAAGGGATGAAAATGCTCCCCATGGATATGGTGTTCAATGCCGAAAACTTTAGCGAAGGTGGTGATTCCCCGATGAAAGACATGCCCATGGCAAACTCAAAAGCCTTGAAGGTCGAGGCCAAGATTGAGAAGGCTGGTATCGGTGACAATAACGTCTCCATCACAATCAACACACCGGATGGTAAGGCCGTGACCGGTGCGAAGATCACGACCGCCGTCGCGATGACGAACATGGATATGGGCACGACTCACCCGGCGGTTAAGGACCTCGGCAAAGGCAAGTACGCTGTAAAGGCCACCTTCAGCATGAGGGGACCTTGGCGACTTACACTCATCGTTTCGGCAACCGGAATGCAGCCACTGACTTATACCTTTGATTTTCAGGCGAAGTAGATGAATCGAAATGGAGCGCGTTTGAAGAACAAACCAGAGGAGACTCATGCTGCGAGGTGATTCAGTCTCTCAATTTGAGGAGAAATTGAGAGACTTCTGGGCATCTCTGTGGATTCGAAACCTTCTCTTTGAACCTCAAGAAACTTGGATGACACTGTAGGGGGTCATCCCGATTCATCGGGACACCCCGCCAACTTCGTCAGGTGCCAATCACGTACATCCCCCAAGGTGATTCTACGTCTGCCATACAGATCACTCAATCCAACGCTTGGATTTTCGCCATTACTCGGCATCGCCCCATCAGAGCCGTTCGAGACTCGCGATGAGCCGATGAAACGAGAATGAGAAATCAGGCGGCGGAAGAGTGGCGATCTTTTTCGAGAATGAATAGCCGATGGCGAAGTTTAGAGTGACCGATTCTCTACTGACAACCAGCGGCGTGTTAAGTCTTCTTCTTTTGTCCTGTGGAACGAAGCGTCACCTATCAGAGAGGAAAAAAATTCAAGACTAGGCGTAGACTCATCAACATGAAAATCGCTTTGATGTGGCACGGAAGTCGGGAGACCAGAGATGCCGTCAACCTGGACGAGCACCGCTTGGCCCCAACCGCCGCCGCATTCCGGACAGAAGGATTCGAAGTCGAGCCATGTGTCTACAATGACAACTTTGCCGATGAAGTTCGGGCGCAGCTTAGGCACGTGGACGCCGTCCAGGTTTGGGTCAATCCGATCACCGATGAAGGACGGACGCGCGCCAAGCTCGACGCTTTGCTTGCCGAGATAGCCGATTCGGGAGTGCTGGTCCGAACCCATCCTGCGACCATCCAGAAGATGGGCACGAAGGAAGTGCTATTCACGACACGCGAAATGAGTTGGGGCTCGGACGTTCGCCGCTACTCGACGATGGACGAAATGCGTCACGGGCTCGTCGGTTCGCTCTCTACCGGACCGCGAGTGCTGAAGCAGTTTCGCGGACATAGCGGCCAGGGCATCTGGAAACTGACTCCCACCAGCGACCCGGAACGAGTCCTTGCACGACACGCCCCGAGGGGCAGCCAGGAGGAAGAACTTCCCCTCGAGCAGTGGATCGAGAACTGCGCCCCCTATTTCGCCACCGGCCCCATGTACGATCAGGAATACAACCTCCGAATCGGGGAAGGCACGATCCGGTGCTATTTTGTGCAAGACCGAATCGAAGGATTTGGCCACCAAGAAGTGAACGCGCTTGTGCCGGGGACCGATTCCGGCCCTCGTCTCTATTCTCCGCCGACCGATGAACGCTTCCAAGACCTTAGGCGGCAGGCCGAATCGGAGTGGCTGCCCCAACTGATGGAGAAGGTCGGCGTTACGTTCGACGAACTTCCGATGCTCTGGGACATCGATTTGATGTTTGCCGATCGTGGCTATATGCTCTGCGAGATCAACGTGAGCTCGGTCTATCCCTACCCGGAAAGCGCGATGCAACCCCTCGCAAGGGCCTTCAAAAATCGGATCTCGAGCTAGTTTGCTCTTTCATCTGGCAGAGACCGTCTAAGACTTCCCAAAGAGTCTATTTTGCCCGTCTGATTCGGTGAAGACATCGATGACACGTAGGACCATTTGGGCCTTGGTCTCCGCTTGGGGCCAAAATCATTT is a window from the Armatimonadota bacterium genome containing:
- a CDS encoding Cj0069 family protein; protein product: MKIALMWHGSRETRDAVNLDEHRLAPTAAAFRTEGFEVEPCVYNDNFADEVRAQLRHVDAVQVWVNPITDEGRTRAKLDALLAEIADSGVLVRTHPATIQKMGTKEVLFTTREMSWGSDVRRYSTMDEMRHGLVGSLSTGPRVLKQFRGHSGQGIWKLTPTSDPERVLARHAPRGSQEEELPLEQWIENCAPYFATGPMYDQEYNLRIGEGTIRCYFVQDRIEGFGHQEVNALVPGTDSGPRLYSPPTDERFQDLRRQAESEWLPQLMEKVGVTFDELPMLWDIDLMFADRGYMLCEINVSSVYPYPESAMQPLARAFKNRISS